The DNA sequence AATCGCCGGCGAGGGCCGTGGACGCCGCGCCGAACGGGACGAGCAGACCGCAGAGCAGCGCCGCTCGCGTGCCCATGCGCAGGAATGGGAACATGTCGACCTTCCGGGGCTGGAGGTGGTCAGGGAATCGTCCAATCGTTGCAAGTCGTGGGCCCGGGTCGTGCGGGATGGCGCGGGAGGGCGGAGCACGTCGCGTCGCGGCGCACGGCTCCGTGCCGCCGCGGCGGCTGCGGCCGGCAGGACCGGTCGGGTCGGGCACTCCGCAGTCAACACCGCTCCGCTCCCGCGGCGATCCGCTCAGAAATTGAACCTGTCCATGAACTCGAACTGCCAGTCGCCCTCTTTCGTGCGGGCGGCCTCGAAGCGCAGCTGCCAGGTGTCGAGGTTCAGGTGGGTGCCGGCGCCCCAGCTCATCTGGGCCGTGCCGGCCTCGGCGCCGTCGTACCAGGCGTCGCCGGCGTCGCCGAAAAGGTGGAACCCGAAGCCGACCATCTCGCCCTTCGGCGAGATCTGCATCAGGAAGAGGGGCATGCGGTACTCGACCGAGAGCAGGTAGCCGTGCTCGCCCTCCCGCGATGCATACGGGTAGCCGCGCACGGTCTCGGGGCCGCCGAAGTACAGGGCGTTGTCCAGGTCGGTCGGGCCGTCGACCTGCCGGCCCCAGGCGCGGGCGGCCAGGATGTGCTTGGCCCAGGGCAGGGTCACGAAGCCGCGCAGGTCGGCCAACGACTCGCTCCAGTCGTCGTAGCCGTCGCTGGTCCAGGCGCGCAGGCCGACCTCGGCCAGGACGCCCCGGCGGGGGTAGTAGGTGTTGTCGCGCGAGTCGAAGCCCAGCCAGCCGCCGAAGCCCCAGTGGTGCTCGCGGCCGGCGGCGTACGCCGCCGCACCGGCGGGGCCGTCGGGACCGCGGTCGGGCAGGTCGGCCGTGTAGGCGTCGCGCTGGTCGAAGGCGCCCCAGCGCACTTCCGAGCGCACGTAGGCGTGGCCCGCGAAGGTCCAGCGCAGGTCCCAGGTGGCGTCCCACTTGCGGTAGCGGAAGGGGCGATACACGAAGTCGGCCACTTCGCCGCCCACGGCGACGGTCGTCTCGAGCCCCGTGACGTTGGCCAGCCACGGACGGTGCCACGACACGCGGCCCTGCTGGATGTACAGGGCCGCGGCCTCGAGGCGCAGGGTCTCGCCGCGGCCGCGCAGGTTGCGCTGCTCGAACCAGCCGCCGACGAGGTACTTGTGGCGCCGGCTGTAGCGGGCGAGCGGGCCGTAGAAGGTGCGCAGGTCCTCCTCGACCATGACGTCGATGACCACGTGGGCCGGGTCGTCGTCGTCGTAGTTCATCTCGACGAAGCGGAAGTAGCCGCAGTCCTCCAGGGCGTCCCAGGCCCGGTCGAGGGCCGCGTCGTCGAAGGCGGAGCCGGGCTCCAGGCCCATGAGGTGCCGGATCAGGCCGGCGTCGGTGTGGGCGTTGCCGTGGACGCGGATCTCGCCGACGGTGCCCTCGTCGCGGGGCGACAGGTCGTTGTCGTCGCCGAAGACGGCCAGGGCGGGCGCGGCCCAGGCGGCCAGGACGAGGGCGATGGCGGCCAGGGCGACCGCGACGGGGCGCAGGAACGGGCGGGCGTGCAAGGCGCGTTCTCCGTCTCGAAGGGGGGTGGGGATCACCACCCGAATTATGACGCAACCCGGGGAATTGTCCAGTCCGGCCGTGGGCGTCCGGCCGGACCGATCAATGCTGCCGCTCGCTGACCTGGACCACCGGGGCCTCGGCGATCTCCTCGGCCGGCGGCTGGGCCGTGTACACGGCCAGATGGGTGCAGGCGAGGCCGAAGTCCGCGAGGTCCTCGTTCAGGTCGGCGGGCGTCAGGCGCGTCAGGCGGGCCTGCAGCGCGCCGGCGTCGAGCCCGTCACCGGACATGGCCCGCAGCAGTTCCTCGAACAGTCCGCGCACCGTCTGGTCGAGCAGGCGCCCGACGAAGCCCGGGTCCGGGGTCTCGACCCCGAGCAGGAAGGTGTCGAAGAAGTCGCAGGGCCGGGCGATGCGCAGGGCGCAGCTGCCGATGAGCGTGCCGCCGTCGGTGCGGCTCCAGCGCAGCGGGTTCGCCCGCGACCAGCGCAGCTGCAGGGGCTCGTCCATGGCCAGGAACAGGAGCCGCGAGGCCGGATGGATCTGGCCGCGGCCCTCGCCGATCTCCAGGTGGTGCAGGCCGTCGAGGTAGACGGCGCGCAGACGGCCCTCCTGGATGAGCAGGGCCTGCTGCCCCTCCTCCAGGAAGAGCGTCATGCGCTTGTCGCGCAGGAACTCCAGATCCAGCGGACCCTGGATGCTGCCCTTGGCCGGATCGACCGACCACTCGAGCGGTGCGCCGTCGGCGGTCAGGGCGCCCCAGCCGCGCCCGTTGCCGAGGGTGTCGTCCCGGTACCTGTCCTCGCCCATCAGTTGCGCCTTTCGCGATGAGTGAACTCCGACTCCCAGCCCAGACCCAGCAGGTAGTTGCGCTCCTCGGTCATCTCGGAGAACGAGGCGAGGTCCCGCGACAGGCGCGTCGCCTCGGTGGTGAACCAGCTCGCCGCCGGCACGTCGGTCTC is a window from the bacterium genome containing:
- a CDS encoding BamA/TamA family outer membrane protein, encoding MHARPFLRPVAVALAAIALVLAAWAAPALAVFGDDNDLSPRDEGTVGEIRVHGNAHTDAGLIRHLMGLEPGSAFDDAALDRAWDALEDCGYFRFVEMNYDDDDPAHVVIDVMVEEDLRTFYGPLARYSRRHKYLVGGWFEQRNLRGRGETLRLEAAALYIQQGRVSWHRPWLANVTGLETTVAVGGEVADFVYRPFRYRKWDATWDLRWTFAGHAYVRSEVRWGAFDQRDAYTADLPDRGPDGPAGAAAYAAGREHHWGFGGWLGFDSRDNTYYPRRGVLAEVGLRAWTSDGYDDWSESLADLRGFVTLPWAKHILAARAWGRQVDGPTDLDNALYFGGPETVRGYPYASREGEHGYLLSVEYRMPLFLMQISPKGEMVGFGFHLFGDAGDAWYDGAEAGTAQMSWGAGTHLNLDTWQLRFEAARTKEGDWQFEFMDRFNF